The Aequorivita sublithincola DSM 14238 genome window below encodes:
- a CDS encoding DUF1684 domain-containing protein — MKTLLLFSILLFSYSIFAQDETLVSDSEAAQIELNEEFSNPETTILEPADFKNFKGLEFYPFDEKFIVKANLVLTPNEKPFLMPTTTSRTPEYVKYGEAHFSLEGKDFVLNIFKSTEPYDEPGYEDYLFLPFTDLTSGDGSYGGGRFLDQRIPEDDTLVIDFNKAYNPYCAYSPRFSCPIPPKENDLLIRIEAGVKDFGKH; from the coding sequence ATGAAGACGCTACTTCTTTTCTCAATACTATTATTTTCTTATTCAATTTTTGCTCAAGATGAAACGTTGGTTTCCGATAGCGAAGCAGCTCAAATTGAATTAAACGAAGAATTCAGCAATCCCGAGACTACGATTTTGGAACCAGCCGATTTCAAAAACTTCAAAGGTTTGGAGTTTTATCCATTTGATGAAAAATTTATTGTGAAAGCTAACCTTGTTCTCACTCCAAACGAAAAGCCGTTTTTAATGCCAACCACAACATCCAGAACGCCCGAATATGTGAAATATGGCGAAGCGCATTTCAGTTTAGAAGGAAAGGATTTTGTTTTGAATATTTTTAAAAGCACCGAACCTTATGACGAGCCAGGATATGAAGATTACCTATTTCTTCCTTTTACAGATTTAACGAGTGGAGATGGTTCCTATGGCGGCGGCAGATTTTTGGATCAACGCATTCCTGAAGATGATACTTTAGTTATTGATTTCAACAAAGCATATAATCCGTATTGCGCTTATAGTCCGCGATTTTCGTGTCCAATTCCGCCAAAAGAAAACGATCTTTTAATTAGAATTGAAGCGGGTGTAAAAGATTTTGGAAAGCATTAA
- a CDS encoding MDR family MFS transporter, translating to MKKIYTNYIANFRGLSREIWLLALVTFINRAGAMVIPFLSLYLINVEGFTLPQVGWIMSCFGLGSLVGTYIGGKLTDTIGFYKVILASLFMGGVGFVLLQFIDTFYGFCIGIFILTLMADAARPAIYVAADTYSKPGNTTRSITLIRLAINLGFSIGPLVGGLIIAHINYTSLFWIDGMTCIAASLGVFLLLKPKKQKDTKAEKEIIIKEGVPPYLNKLYIMFFLIMVANSLAFVQYFSVMPVYYEKAHFLSEDLIGWLMFINGATIVVFEMPLIAWLDRKKISKTMATFWGIFFLGISFMVLNFTSWSGVLVIAMFLMTLGEMIGFPFSNSLALEMAPKGRKGSYMAFYSMSFSIAHLIGHNGGMNMVNNFGYFNTWNVITIFLLVVACFTIWLYFLLKKSESQKKVT from the coding sequence ATGAAAAAAATATACACCAACTACATAGCAAACTTTCGGGGACTCTCTCGGGAAATCTGGCTATTGGCGTTGGTGACCTTCATAAATCGGGCTGGGGCGATGGTTATTCCATTCCTTTCATTATACCTTATTAATGTTGAAGGATTTACGTTGCCACAAGTAGGTTGGATTATGTCTTGCTTTGGATTAGGTTCTTTAGTTGGAACTTATATTGGCGGCAAATTAACTGATACAATCGGTTTTTATAAAGTGATTTTAGCAAGTCTATTTATGGGTGGAGTTGGGTTTGTTTTACTTCAGTTTATTGATACATTTTATGGATTTTGCATCGGTATCTTTATCCTTACTTTAATGGCAGATGCCGCCAGACCTGCAATCTATGTTGCGGCAGATACTTATAGCAAGCCTGGAAATACCACACGTAGCATCACGCTGATCCGTCTGGCAATAAATCTGGGTTTCTCTATTGGACCATTGGTGGGCGGATTAATTATTGCGCATATTAATTACACCTCACTTTTTTGGATTGATGGAATGACCTGCATAGCGGCATCGCTCGGAGTTTTCCTGCTTTTGAAACCGAAAAAACAAAAAGATACTAAGGCCGAAAAAGAAATAATTATAAAAGAAGGAGTTCCGCCCTATCTCAACAAACTTTACATCATGTTCTTTCTGATTATGGTTGCAAACAGTTTAGCGTTTGTTCAATATTTTTCGGTGATGCCTGTGTATTATGAAAAAGCGCATTTCCTTTCAGAAGACCTTATTGGCTGGCTAATGTTTATAAACGGCGCAACGATAGTCGTTTTTGAAATGCCGCTTATTGCTTGGTTGGACCGAAAGAAAATTTCGAAAACAATGGCAACTTTTTGGGGTATTTTCTTTTTGGGAATTAGTTTTATGGTTTTGAATTTCACCAGTTGGAGCGGTGTTTTAGTAATTGCAATGTTTTTAATGACTTTAGGCGAGATGATAGGTTTCCCATTTTCAAACTCCCTTGCATTAGAGATGGCTCCAAAAGGAAGAAAGGGTAGTTATATGGCTTTTTACAGTATGAGTTTCAGCATAGCGCATTTAATTGGGCATAATGGCGGGATGAATATGGTAAACAATTTTGGCTATTTCAATACTTGGAATGTTATTACCATTTTCCTTTTGGTTGTAGCTTGCTTTACCATTTGGCTATATTTCCTATTGAAAAAATCTGAAAGCCAAAAAAAAGTGACCTAA
- a CDS encoding RES family NAD+ phosphorylase: MRIYRITRTQYIDDLSGEGARLYGGRWNRVGDAVVYFAENLSLCLLEIIVHVDYAGIPLDYSFIEVEIPDSTIKIIQSIDFIESKWSSEEAVNKLQTLGSSWLKKKESLAMKVPSAVMHQDNNILVNPSHKDFAKLKIIRTGKMDFDPRLLR; the protein is encoded by the coding sequence GTGAGAATATACCGAATAACAAGAACACAATATATAGATGATCTGTCAGGCGAAGGAGCTAGGTTATATGGTGGAAGATGGAATAGGGTTGGAGATGCAGTGGTTTACTTCGCTGAGAATCTTTCTTTATGTTTACTAGAAATTATTGTACACGTAGATTATGCAGGAATTCCTTTGGATTATTCTTTTATTGAAGTCGAAATTCCCGATTCAACCATAAAAATTATACAATCTATTGATTTTATTGAATCTAAATGGAGTTCGGAAGAAGCCGTTAATAAATTACAAACTTTGGGATCTAGTTGGTTAAAGAAGAAGGAGAGCTTGGCAATGAAGGTTCCTTCTGCCGTGATGCATCAAGACAATAATATTTTGGTAAACCCTTCACATAAAGACTTTGCAAAATTGAAAATTATTAGGACTGGAAAAATGGATTTTGATCCAAGATTGTTACGTTAA
- a CDS encoding dipeptidyl-peptidase 3 family protein produces MKNTFFIAMAMCGLLFFSCKENKEDKDVAQVETLQSTEFDYNVEQFSDIKVLRYQIPGWEKLTLKEQKLVYYLTQAGLAGRDIMWDQNYRYNLTIRKALENVYTNYEGDKTTEDWKNFETYLKRVWFSNGIHHHYSNDKMKPDFSSDYLKQLLTDTNTTLEGEAFDVLFNDKDSKKVNQAKGVDNVLESAVNFYGPDVTNKDVENFYSKKNSPDPKKPLSYGLNSQLVKENGVLTERVYKSGGLYGAAIDKIIEWLEKAQGAAENQAQGDALGLLIQYYKTGDLQTWDDYNVAWTGATAGNIDYINSFIEVYNDPLGYRGSYESVIQINDFDMSEKMAVLSENAQWFEDNSPLMPEHKKKNVVGVTYKVVNVAGEAGDSSPSTPIGVNLPNANWIRASVGSKSVSLGNIIEAYNNAGNTGRLKEFVNDPEEEELEEKYGQVADKLHTALHEVIGHASGQLNPGVGETKETLKNYASTLEEGRADLVGLYYLYNPKLQELGLVDDWKKVGMAAYDGYIRNGLMTQLIRLNIGDDVEEAHMRNRQWVSAWVYEHGKKDNVIEKITRDGKTYYNINDYEKLHDLFGQLLRETQRIKSEGDYAAVEHLVETYGVKVDQNLHKEILERNKQFTSPPYSGFVNPVLVPKMDDNNEIESFTIEQPKTFAEQMMFYSKNYSNLPAVN; encoded by the coding sequence ATGAAGAACACCTTTTTTATTGCGATGGCAATGTGCGGTTTGTTGTTTTTTTCTTGTAAGGAAAACAAGGAGGACAAAGATGTGGCACAAGTGGAAACATTACAATCCACTGAATTTGATTATAATGTGGAGCAGTTTAGCGACATAAAAGTTTTGCGTTATCAAATTCCAGGTTGGGAAAAACTTACTCTGAAAGAACAAAAACTTGTGTACTATCTTACCCAAGCTGGTTTGGCGGGTAGAGACATTATGTGGGACCAAAATTACCGTTATAACCTAACGATAAGAAAGGCTTTGGAAAACGTTTACACCAATTATGAAGGTGATAAAACTACTGAAGACTGGAAAAATTTTGAAACTTATTTGAAAAGAGTTTGGTTTAGCAATGGTATTCACCATCATTATTCCAACGATAAAATGAAGCCGGATTTTTCTTCGGACTATTTAAAACAACTTCTAACCGATACCAATACTACTTTGGAAGGCGAAGCTTTTGATGTGCTTTTCAACGATAAAGATTCTAAAAAGGTAAACCAAGCTAAGGGCGTTGACAATGTTTTGGAAAGTGCCGTTAACTTTTACGGTCCTGATGTTACCAATAAAGATGTTGAAAATTTCTATTCAAAAAAGAATTCTCCAGATCCTAAAAAACCACTTTCATATGGTTTAAACTCGCAACTGGTTAAAGAAAATGGAGTTCTTACGGAAAGAGTTTACAAATCTGGCGGACTTTATGGAGCTGCAATTGATAAAATAATAGAATGGCTTGAAAAAGCACAAGGCGCTGCTGAAAATCAGGCTCAAGGTGATGCCCTTGGTCTCTTGATTCAATACTACAAAACAGGCGATCTTCAAACTTGGGATGACTACAACGTAGCTTGGACTGGCGCAACTGCAGGAAATATAGACTATATAAACAGTTTTATTGAAGTTTATAATGATCCATTGGGTTACAGAGGTTCTTATGAATCTGTAATTCAAATAAACGATTTTGATATGTCCGAAAAAATGGCGGTGCTTTCAGAAAACGCACAGTGGTTTGAGGATAATTCACCTTTAATGCCAGAGCACAAAAAGAAAAATGTTGTTGGTGTAACTTATAAAGTTGTAAACGTTGCTGGTGAAGCTGGCGATTCTTCCCCAAGTACACCAATTGGTGTAAACCTTCCAAATGCAAACTGGATTCGTGCCTCTGTGGGTAGTAAATCTGTTTCCCTTGGAAATATTATTGAAGCATATAATAATGCTGGAAATACAGGTAGATTGAAAGAGTTTGTAAACGATCCTGAAGAAGAAGAACTAGAAGAAAAGTATGGTCAGGTTGCAGATAAACTTCACACGGCGCTTCACGAGGTGATTGGTCACGCTTCTGGACAATTAAATCCTGGCGTTGGCGAAACTAAAGAAACTTTGAAAAACTATGCTTCTACTTTAGAAGAAGGCCGCGCGGATTTGGTTGGTCTTTACTATTTATACAATCCAAAACTACAGGAACTTGGTTTGGTTGATGATTGGAAAAAAGTAGGAATGGCGGCCTATGACGGCTACATCCGTAACGGTTTAATGACACAATTGATTCGCTTAAACATTGGTGATGACGTTGAAGAAGCACACATGCGAAACCGTCAATGGGTTTCTGCTTGGGTTTATGAGCACGGCAAAAAAGACAACGTAATTGAAAAAATTACACGCGACGGAAAGACGTATTACAACATCAACGATTATGAAAAATTGCACGATCTTTTCGGTCAACTTCTTCGTGAAACGCAACGAATCAAGAGCGAAGGCGATTACGCAGCAGTTGAACATTTAGTTGAAACCTACGGCGTAAAAGTAGATCAAAACCTTCACAAAGAAATCTTGGAACGCAACAAGCAGTTTACTTCACCACCTTATAGTGGTTTTGTGAATCCTGTATTAGTTCCTAAAATGGACGACAATAATGAGATTGAAAGTTTCACAATTGAGCAACCAAAAACGTTTGCGGAACAGATGATGTTTTATTCTAAAAATTATAGCAATTTGCCTGCGGTGAATTAA
- the parS gene encoding type II RES/Xre toxin-antitoxin system antitoxin, whose protein sequence is MMKNNKTHTDVNLVTEPEVFYLIDNPFDRIVGVLGGVGQVGQVVNSDIDLITITRKGLPKSVAYSVCEVLDISMDRLSDLLHISHRTLQRKADDDLLTVSSTEQLFEIAEVVSNGIDVFGTLENFRKWIHSTPYIFNGQAPLDFLDTRFGIQYVNNIIGRIAHGIPS, encoded by the coding sequence ATGATGAAAAATAATAAAACCCATACAGATGTAAATTTAGTTACAGAACCAGAAGTTTTTTATCTAATAGATAATCCTTTTGACAGAATTGTTGGTGTCTTAGGAGGTGTTGGTCAAGTTGGTCAAGTAGTAAATAGCGATATAGATCTTATAACTATTACCAGAAAAGGTTTACCCAAAAGTGTGGCTTATTCCGTCTGTGAAGTACTGGATATTTCCATGGACAGATTGAGTGATCTTTTGCATATCTCTCATCGTACTCTGCAACGTAAAGCAGATGATGATCTTTTAACCGTATCAAGCACCGAGCAGCTTTTTGAGATTGCAGAAGTGGTTTCAAATGGTATTGACGTTTTTGGAACACTTGAAAATTTTAGGAAATGGATACATTCTACACCCTATATCTTTAATGGTCAAGCTCCTTTAGATTTTTTAGATACAAGATTTGGTATTCAGTATGTCAATAATATTATTGGCCGTATAGCTCACGGAATTCCTTCATAG
- a CDS encoding methylmalonyl-CoA mutase family protein, with translation MQQITPYKPKHKVRIVTAASLFDGHDAAINIMRRIIQSTGVEVIHLGHDRSVEEVVNTAIQEDANAIAMTSYQGGHNEYFKYMYDLLQEKGAGHIKIFGGGGGVILPSEIKDLMDYGITRIYAPDDGRSLGLQGMINDLVEQSDFAIGDKLNGELEKLSNKENGAIARIISSAENFPEVAKETLDQIHIKNKKNTTPVLGITGTGGSGKSSLVDELVRRFLIDFPEKTIGIVSVDPSKRKTGGALLGDRIRMNAINSPRVYMRSLATRQSNLALSKYVAEAVQVLKAAAYDIIILETSGIGQSDTEILEHSDVSLYVMTPEFGAATQLEKIDMLDFADLVAINKFDKRGSLDALRDVKKQYVRNHHLWETPQDELPVYGTIASQFNDPGMNKLYRAVMEKINEKTDIELKSDFHVQEMEEKIFVIPPSRTRYLSEISENNRGYDKRALDQAEVAQKLYGFFKAMESISGKKPELDKAGLVSESIVNSEKNKDLLKLLLAEFDREKLNLDPYNWEIITGWDEKVNKYKNPVYSFKVRGKEINIDTHTESLSHSQIPKVSLPKYQAWGDILKWTLQENVPGEFPYTSGLYPFKRTGEDPARMFAGEGGPERTNRRFHYVSMGLPAKRLSTAFDSVTLYGNDPDLRPDIYGKIGNAGVSICCLDDAKKLYSGFDLSHPMTSVSMTINGPAPMLLGFFMNTAIDQNCEKYIIENEIENEIEKRIAEIYKKNGIERPRYHGELPESNNGLGLMLLGVTGDQVLDADVYNKIKYETLQQVRGTVQADILKEDQAQNTCIFSTEFALRLMGDVQEFFIEKKVRNFYSVSISGYHIAEAGANPITQLAFTLSNGFTYVEYYLSRGMDINEFGPNLSFFFSNGIDPEYAVIGRVARKIWAKAMKEKYGANPRAQMLKYHIQTSGRSLHAQEIDFNDIRTTLQALYAIYDNCNSLHTNAYDEAITTPTEESVRRAMAIQLIINKELGLAKNENPIQGSFIIEELTDLVEEAVLKEFDSITERGGVLGAMETMYQRSKIQEESLYYETLKHNGEFPIIGVNTFLSSKGSPTVLPAEVIRATEEEKQVQIQTLQNLHKMFSDSSNASIEKVKAAAIHNENIFEELMEATKVCSLGQITEALFEVGGQYRRNM, from the coding sequence ATGCAACAGATAACTCCTTATAAGCCAAAACATAAAGTACGCATTGTAACCGCAGCCTCCCTTTTTGATGGGCACGATGCTGCAATAAATATTATGCGCCGTATTATACAATCAACTGGTGTAGAAGTGATTCACTTAGGTCACGACAGAAGCGTGGAAGAGGTTGTTAATACGGCTATTCAGGAAGATGCAAATGCTATAGCAATGACTTCCTATCAAGGTGGGCATAATGAGTATTTTAAATATATGTATGATTTGCTGCAGGAAAAAGGTGCCGGCCATATAAAAATATTTGGCGGCGGCGGCGGCGTGATTCTTCCATCGGAGATAAAAGATTTGATGGATTATGGTATTACTCGTATTTACGCACCGGATGACGGAAGATCACTAGGACTTCAAGGAATGATAAATGATTTGGTTGAACAATCGGACTTTGCAATCGGCGATAAGTTGAATGGCGAACTTGAAAAACTTTCAAATAAGGAGAATGGAGCTATCGCTCGAATTATTTCTTCCGCGGAAAACTTCCCAGAGGTTGCTAAAGAAACACTCGATCAAATTCACATTAAAAATAAAAAGAACACCACACCTGTTCTAGGAATAACTGGAACTGGCGGGTCGGGAAAATCTTCTTTGGTAGATGAACTGGTACGAAGATTTTTAATAGATTTTCCTGAAAAAACCATTGGAATTGTTTCCGTAGATCCTTCAAAAAGAAAGACTGGAGGTGCATTATTGGGTGATCGTATTAGGATGAATGCTATCAACTCGCCAAGAGTTTATATGCGAAGTTTGGCCACACGCCAAAGTAATCTTGCGCTTTCAAAATACGTGGCAGAAGCCGTTCAGGTTTTAAAAGCTGCAGCATACGATATTATAATTCTTGAAACTTCTGGAATAGGGCAGAGCGACACCGAAATTTTAGAGCATAGCGATGTATCACTATATGTTATGACTCCAGAATTTGGTGCGGCAACTCAGCTTGAAAAAATTGACATGCTTGATTTTGCAGATTTGGTAGCAATAAACAAATTTGACAAACGCGGATCCTTAGATGCCCTTCGCGACGTGAAAAAACAATACGTACGCAATCATCATTTGTGGGAAACCCCTCAAGACGAACTGCCGGTTTATGGTACAATTGCGTCGCAATTCAATGATCCTGGAATGAACAAGCTCTACAGGGCTGTGATGGAAAAAATCAATGAAAAGACAGATATTGAACTTAAGAGTGATTTTCATGTTCAAGAAATGGAGGAAAAGATTTTTGTAATTCCACCTTCACGTACACGCTATCTTTCAGAAATTTCAGAAAATAATAGAGGTTATGACAAACGGGCTTTAGACCAAGCCGAAGTTGCGCAGAAACTTTATGGATTTTTTAAGGCAATGGAATCTATTTCTGGGAAGAAACCAGAACTTGATAAAGCGGGACTTGTTTCTGAATCGATTGTCAATTCAGAGAAAAATAAAGATTTATTGAAATTGTTGCTTGCTGAGTTTGACCGTGAAAAGTTAAATCTAGATCCATATAACTGGGAAATAATTACAGGTTGGGACGAAAAAGTAAACAAATACAAAAATCCAGTTTACAGTTTTAAAGTTCGTGGAAAGGAAATAAATATTGACACACATACCGAATCGCTTTCACATTCGCAGATTCCAAAGGTTTCTTTACCCAAATATCAAGCCTGGGGCGATATTTTGAAATGGACTTTACAAGAAAACGTTCCGGGGGAATTTCCATATACTTCAGGGCTTTATCCTTTTAAAAGAACAGGAGAAGATCCTGCTAGAATGTTTGCTGGCGAAGGTGGACCAGAACGCACCAATCGTCGTTTTCATTATGTAAGTATGGGTTTACCGGCAAAACGCCTTTCCACTGCTTTTGATAGTGTTACTTTATACGGAAATGATCCAGATCTTCGACCCGATATCTACGGAAAAATTGGAAATGCAGGAGTTTCCATCTGTTGTTTGGACGATGCCAAAAAACTTTATTCTGGTTTTGATTTAAGCCACCCGATGACTTCAGTTAGCATGACTATCAACGGACCCGCGCCAATGCTTTTGGGTTTCTTTATGAACACAGCAATCGATCAAAACTGTGAAAAGTATATTATTGAAAACGAAATCGAAAATGAAATCGAAAAACGAATTGCCGAAATCTATAAAAAGAATGGTATTGAACGTCCAAGGTATCACGGAGAATTACCTGAAAGCAATAATGGCCTAGGTTTGATGCTTCTAGGAGTAACTGGCGATCAAGTTTTGGATGCGGATGTTTACAACAAAATTAAATACGAAACCTTGCAACAAGTTCGCGGAACAGTTCAAGCGGATATTTTGAAAGAGGATCAAGCTCAGAACACCTGTATATTTTCAACAGAATTTGCACTGCGGCTAATGGGCGATGTTCAGGAATTTTTTATTGAGAAAAAAGTTAGAAATTTTTATTCGGTTTCAATTAGTGGTTATCATATTGCAGAAGCTGGCGCGAATCCAATAACGCAATTGGCGTTTACACTTTCCAATGGTTTCACTTATGTAGAATACTATTTAAGTCGCGGAATGGACATTAACGAGTTTGGCCCGAATCTTTCTTTCTTTTTCAGCAATGGTATAGATCCTGAATATGCTGTAATTGGAAGAGTTGCCCGTAAAATTTGGGCGAAGGCAATGAAAGAAAAGTATGGTGCAAACCCAAGAGCGCAAATGTTGAAATATCATATTCAGACTTCAGGACGTTCTTTACACGCCCAAGAGATTGATTTTAATGATATTCGAACCACGCTTCAGGCTTTGTACGCTATTTACGATAATTGTAATTCGCTGCATACCAATGCGTATGATGAAGCGATTACTACGCCTACTGAAGAAAGCGTGCGTCGTGCTATGGCAATTCAGTTAATTATAAATAAAGAACTTGGCCTTGCCAAAAACGAGAATCCAATTCAAGGATCTTTCATTATTGAAGAATTGACGGATCTTGTAGAAGAAGCGGTTCTAAAGGAATTTGATAGCATTACGGAACGTGGAGGCGTTTTGGGAGCGATGGAAACAATGTATCAACGTAGTAAAATTCAAGAAGAAAGTCTTTATTATGAAACGTTGAAGCACAATGGAGAATTTCCAATTATTGGGGTGAATACTTTTTTAAGTAGCAAAGGTTCGCCAACAGTGCTACCGGCAGAAGTAATACGCGCAACCGAAGAAGAAAAACAAGTGCAGATCCAAACGCTTCAAAATCTTCATAAAATGTTTAGTGATAGCTCCAATGCTTCTATTGAAAAAGTGAAAGCAGCAGCCATACACAATGAAAACATATTTGAAGAACTAATGGAAGCCACAAAAGTGTGCTCATTGGGCCAAATAACTGAAGCCCTGTTCGAAGTTGGGGGTCAATATAGACGAAATATGTAA
- a CDS encoding SRPBCC family protein — MKILKYLLFLILLIIIGSAIYFGTKDGTYDVQDSITIMAPPEVVFNKVNDYKSWETWGPWKKEDPSITFTYAEKTSGEGASYSWDGDMSGSMTTTKVIPNKEIEQDLTLVTPAGERHPKVYWNFEEVDGGTKVTWGMKGEHTLIDKAYYSFSGMDFNAQMHKMNKEGLEGIALEVAEDMKQYSINVDGVTQYGGGYYMYTTSVAKQEEVDQKTEPMMNMVIDFVKTNNLNMAGKPFTLYNSIDNANNTVIFSTGVPVKEKVVTPEGSPVVCGFMEPVSAVKISLKGNYKHISEAYSKGEKYIVQNSLQKDPEGKMFEVYITDPEATPNPADWLTEIYIPIITSPEPVEEGI, encoded by the coding sequence ATGAAAATTTTAAAATACTTACTTTTTCTTATTCTTCTAATAATAATAGGTAGCGCCATATATTTCGGAACAAAAGACGGAACGTATGATGTTCAGGATTCTATAACAATTATGGCTCCACCAGAAGTTGTTTTCAACAAAGTGAATGATTATAAAAGCTGGGAAACTTGGGGTCCTTGGAAAAAAGAAGATCCTTCTATTACTTTTACTTATGCCGAAAAAACTTCAGGCGAAGGTGCCTCTTACTCTTGGGATGGCGATATGAGCGGGTCAATGACAACTACTAAAGTAATTCCGAATAAAGAAATAGAACAAGATTTAACCCTAGTCACTCCCGCTGGTGAAAGACACCCAAAAGTGTATTGGAACTTTGAAGAAGTAGATGGCGGAACAAAAGTAACTTGGGGAATGAAGGGCGAACATACATTGATTGATAAAGCATATTATTCTTTCAGCGGAATGGATTTTAACGCCCAAATGCACAAAATGAACAAAGAAGGCCTTGAAGGAATTGCTCTAGAAGTGGCCGAAGATATGAAACAGTACTCCATAAACGTAGATGGCGTTACCCAATATGGCGGCGGTTATTATATGTACACAACTTCTGTTGCAAAACAGGAAGAAGTGGACCAGAAAACGGAACCAATGATGAATATGGTTATAGATTTTGTTAAGACTAACAATCTAAATATGGCAGGCAAACCGTTTACGCTTTATAATTCAATAGACAATGCCAACAACACCGTTATCTTTTCAACTGGTGTTCCTGTAAAAGAAAAAGTGGTTACACCAGAAGGCAGTCCTGTGGTTTGCGGATTTATGGAACCTGTTTCCGCAGTGAAAATTTCATTAAAAGGAAATTACAAACACATTTCTGAAGCCTATTCTAAAGGTGAAAAGTATATAGTTCAAAACAGCCTACAAAAAGATCCTGAGGGAAAAATGTTTGAAGTATATATTACCGATCCTGAAGCAACTCCAAATCCAGCAGATTGGTTAACGGAGATTTATATACCAATAATCACTTCACCAGAACCAGTTGAAGAAGGAATTTAA
- a CDS encoding Lrp/AsnC family transcriptional regulator translates to MSIDSLNWKILNCLQKNARQANTEIGRQVGVSSPAVSERIKKMEDSGIINGYFSVVSPFEAGYQFKAIITLRAFMGKLKPFLEIVKTYDEVLNCYRITGNENIVMEVVLKNQKHLEAFIDQLIIYGETKTQIVLSHVVKNNALKQLK, encoded by the coding sequence ATGAGTATAGACTCTTTAAATTGGAAAATCCTAAATTGCCTTCAAAAAAATGCTCGCCAAGCCAATACGGAAATAGGCAGACAGGTTGGAGTTAGTTCGCCAGCGGTTTCAGAACGCATCAAAAAGATGGAAGATTCTGGGATTATCAATGGTTACTTTTCGGTTGTTTCACCTTTTGAGGCAGGTTATCAATTTAAAGCCATAATTACGCTTCGTGCTTTTATGGGAAAGTTGAAACCTTTCCTTGAAATTGTGAAAACCTACGATGAGGTTTTGAATTGCTACCGCATCACCGGAAACGAAAACATTGTGATGGAAGTAGTGTTGAAAAATCAAAAACATTTAGAAGCTTTTATAGACCAACTTATTATTTATGGCGAAACAAAAACCCAAATCGTGCTTTCGCACGTGGTTAAAAATAATGCTTTGAAACAGTTGAAATAA
- the crcB gene encoding fluoride efflux transporter CrcB: MKQLVLVFIGGGFGSTLRYLLSSYLNDYENGVPYGTLAANVLGSLLIGIILGLALKNETLSQNTVLFLATGFCGGFTTFSTFAYENHLFLRAGDFMSFALYTFGSFVLGFAMVFFGMWLVKFF, translated from the coding sequence ATGAAACAGTTAGTATTAGTATTTATTGGCGGTGGTTTTGGGAGTACTTTAAGATACCTCCTTTCCAGCTATCTAAATGATTATGAAAATGGCGTGCCTTATGGAACACTTGCTGCGAATGTATTAGGAAGTTTATTAATTGGAATTATTCTCGGCCTAGCATTAAAAAACGAAACACTTTCCCAAAATACGGTCTTGTTTTTAGCTACAGGTTTTTGTGGTGGCTTTACCACTTTCTCGACTTTTGCTTATGAAAATCATCTTTTTTTAAGAGCAGGAGATTTTATGTCGTTCGCACTTTATACGTTTGGAAGTTTCGTGCTTGGTTTTGCAATGGTTTTTTTCGGAATGTGGTTGGTGAAGTTTTTTTAA